In Maniola jurtina chromosome 19, ilManJurt1.1, whole genome shotgun sequence, the genomic stretch caaaagagcttTGTCGGACTGTATCTCTTTctgagctttttttttttttttcttgtttggtggcttcATGGATGAATGATTAGGTTATATTCTCATAGGATCTCTTCTTCACTGGGTATGGGTGGATCTCATAGGATTAAAATGGCTTTTAGGTTTTATGTTACTGATTTAGTTTTGacaaggacttcgtctgtgttggtgtttgctggcgcgcgtgctgtgcttttttggagtgttttttttgttagaagtggccggtttttgtgttctgctggtgtttattggtggtggaactgactgggaagcgctcgtAAGAAGCGCCAcacgtatgtcggcgggcgccggcacagacgaagtctatacttatacaaatatagtttccctaacttgtaaataactacaaacttgacattggctaatcagtgtaaagccctAGCCAGACGagagcgaaaaaaaaaaatagttttgacATGGCTTTGacacttttgacatgacactgTCATTATATCCGACGACAGTTGACACATGACAATTGACATAAAGAGCAAATGACAAAATACAAATcgtaaatcaatcaatttaatgatttaaaccataataaaacttttatatttgatatattatagtaacttgtgatttacatattattattaaatctggTGAACACATTTACCTACACGTAGACTTGTCGACAACCGACAATCGACATACCTAGATAGCTACTCGTGTGCCTATACTGTTGGAGTTTTACCGGATTTTACTTTCACTTTTGTTTGACTTTCGGTTGTGGACTTGTGGCAGACCAATGGCTTTATTTCGCAATTCAAATCTTTAAACAACATTGACTGACAACCAATCAATAAGCTGAAATTGACCGCGACATTCCTCTACTGCCACGCGAACAAAAGTAGAATAGACTATAGTAGGCATTCTTGTTTCTGTTACCCGTGTGTACACTCTTCTATGGGGGGTTTTCTTTAATAATGGAATAGCTAGGAGTTCTATAAAAGTATTCTCCATAGTATTATTTTCTCGGATTCACGCTCATCATGGGTTTGGAGAAGCGCCTTAGTAATGaggtaagtattatatttaaattcttGAAAAGCCAGCAACGCATTGACAATCCCATAAGGATTTTCAATGGAAATGTTATTGGATCTTCAATACATCCAAAAATTAGGTTGAACCACTGATGCCTTAAATAAGTTATACACCTGTGTTATAggtggtggtaatcacttaacatcaagtgcaaccacctgctcgtttgcttgctattttaaAAGAAGCTCATTTCTTAGCTAGTGCTACTATCTAGATATCTAGCCCAGACACCTATAATGCAATTTCTTCATTGTTTTTgcctgaagggtgccaatgggactatcactaagcctccactgtccatccgtccgtctgtttttGCACTGTactaggtagaaagttgaaatttttacagaatgcatatttcaaaatggccaccatgaaaattaaaaaaaattagaagtgTTATACTCTACGTACGATGGTTCAGAGCCCTTCATGTGCAAGACTTGACTGGTGTTGTGGGTTAAATAAACATATTGATTCCAGGATTCAAACTCAGAGTACCTCTACCAACCAGATATTCTTCAGAAGCTGGACTTCAGACGGAGTCCGGCTCGGTTCAGTCCCCAGATCAGTGCGGCTCGGCCCGGCGAGGACTGGATGGTGGTGAGGCCCCTACAGagagctgattttgataaaggcTTCCTGCAACTGCTCAGTCAGTTAACTAGCACGGGCAATATCACCAGGAAACAATTTGATGGTTAGTATTTACATCTTTTTATCCACATTATGCTCCgacctccatactaatattataaactagccgatgcccgcgcctatgcctgcgtggatttaggtttttcgaaatccagtgggaactgtttaattttccaggataaaaagtagcctatgtgctaatccaggatattatctatcttcatttcaaatttcagccaaatccgtccagtagtttttgagtgaaggagtaacaaacatacacacaaacacatacacacaaactttagcctttataatattagtgtgatgcaacAGTGTCTGTCTTTTTTTTCATTGTCTTACAttgtttaaaattgaaatttacCTAACAAtcttatatctaaatatatgtatactagAGATGTTCAGGTACAATGACAggtttaactgatttttatgaaatttggtacagaggtagcttacattCCAGAGATcaacataagcaactttttatcctggaaaatcaaagagttcccacaggatttttaaaaacctaaaatccatgcggatgaagtcgcgggcattacctAGTctaggagaaagtttgtatgtgtgtgtgtgtgtgtgtatgtttgttactccttcacgcaaaaactactgaacggattggactgaaatttagaatggatatagattataccctggattagcacataggctactttttatcccggaaaatcaaagagttcccgcgggaattttaaaaaacctacatccacgcgaacaaagtcgcgggtatcagctagtatctaataaattaaaaatataatcttgtcTACTATATGTATAAGGATATAAAGAAAGGACATCTGACATCAAGCTTTGACCTTTTAAACTAGTATAGGTGTAGTATAATGACATTTGGAACTGGTTTTCTTCCTGTTCAgtgtaatttatatgaaatataTGTCATGTAATGCATAGTAATTACCTTAATGTGAATCAGTAAATAGTAGTGACTGTTTACTTCACTTACTGTGGAaggttgtttttgttattaaacataatattctgcatagtaattttatttagagAAAGGAATGGCCTAGACTCAAGAATTTGTAGGTATGCTTGTTTgctaccaattacaatctgggtatctttaaaacaagagtgaataggcatcttctaggtaaacgcgtcccatcttaggccacatcatcactttccatcaggtgtgattgtggtcaagcgcttgcctatagtgaataaaaaaaatgctgtAAATTATTGTCAATGTTACGAGTTGGAATAAACCAATAGACATTGGGGTcacaaggtgctagaatagcgaCCTTACAGCGGGGAAAACCCCTCACCAGGTGCACAGACTTCGTTTACGAAGTGCTTATTGCTTTTTCAGCCAAGATTTGTATAGTACTTTTCTTCTATTTGCAAGGAAACAATATACAAATGCCAAGAGAAGAGAAGTGAAGAAGTTATAATGACGCACGTCCGTGATGCGCAGGCTAATGAGTAGTACCAACACTCTTCTCAGCGCATTGGCCAGGAAACTAGATAGTCctctctggaggtgctgggggggaggggggggggggggggggagtgcgcacataggcgccaagaggctttttagttatagaattagtttttaagctagaaataagtacctactaacatactttaagtgatttgtcatactaacacaaattatgggtctaatggcctgaaataaaagttaatttatttattttcaccgatgtatttattttatataatagtaCAAAGTTTCATTGATGACAAATTTTGTCGCAAAACGCTTATATTTGCTTATTAATGGTCTTATTTTACCTGTAGTACTATAAGCCAATTATACGTTCTTAACCGAAGTAATAATGTAACTCTATGTTCTTAACAATGTTgcaatttttaagttatttgctAATTAGTGCATGCCCaagaattttttacttttacatcattttataaattacctactcttgaagcccgcgacttcgaatgcgtgggtttaggtttttaaaaatcgtgtgagactctttaattttaaaaaattaaaaaaaaagattctgacgaattgagaacctcctctttttaagtcggttaaaaacgcaCGTAAATCTGAAAGTTAAGGTGCcatcccgggatcgaacctccgccTTCAGgaggctttttttttttcaggaggCAAGGacttttataggtgtcctatatgccagccccagtGTGAGACATTATCTTGGTTACCACATCGTACTTCACAGTTGCGAGAATCCCTTTTCCTcatcaaatgtttttttttttttttttataaagaatattagccatttgaatcatgactaacattcccctttcccctccaactaagcgtaaagcttgtggtaggagtgggtacgacaagagtgcaacgggtggggtttgaaccgccgacctttcggatttcagtccgctcctataaccgttgagctattgaggcttttaaaCTTGCCTAACGGCAACGGCTTTTTTGTTTAATCGTTAATGGTCTTAGTTAATGAATTAAGAGTGCGATGTGTCATTTCTGATgataaaattgaaacacttatGGTGTAAGTACATAGGTATCAATTTTCTTATCATTATTGGTACATAATGGGtacatacttatacttactttataATAAACCGACAGTGAATTGCGTAGATTTTTATTGGGCTATATATGCATAGACTAGTATTTCGCCCTATTTCGCTATGCACAAAAAGTCAATAAGTCAACATCTTATacctaggatcactttgttgtctgtccgtcgtgtctgttaagaaaacctatagggtatttcccgttgacctagaatcatgaaatttggtatgtcaGTGTCACCGACATATATTCATATTCCTttgaataaatccgaaaacagagaatttgtggttaaatcacaaaaaaaaaaaaattaaaatgtgttcacgaaaaaataattaatttactaaatcacactaatttagagcttcaatagctcaacggttgaagagcggactgaattccgaaaggtcggcggttcaaaccccacccgtcgtacctactcctaacacagctttgcgctcAGTTGGGGGGGAAaggggaattaaaaaaaaaaaacaaaaacaaaacaaaaaacacaCCTATAGaaggcgctgttgtcattaacttgctgtgttgcatattaaaatatcttgtacgatgacccgtttttttttttaatttcagagCGCTTCACGCAAATGAAGGCTTCGGGCGGATATTACGTCACAGTGATAGAAGACAAGCGGATTTCCAAGATCATCGGCGCGGCCACGCTCACCATTGAACAGAAGTTCATACACAATTGCTCAGTGGTAAGTTacatgtacagtcaaaggccgtaagtggTTTAGCACCTAAATGCTCATATTCGCGTGCACATGCGTTATGTATGTGTGGtgtttttatagaaaaagtaacaagtgtaaataaaaagttataacacccccgacaagtgaaggttacagtaactagaaaagagctgatagctttcaaacggctgaaccgattttcttcgattatagctaagaacactctcgatcaagccaccttacaaacaaaaaaaaaacaaaattaaaatcggttcattagtttaggagctacgatgccacagacagatacacagatacacagacacacagatacacatatacacacgtcaaacttataacacccctccttttgggtcgtgggttaaaaagttgaaaactaaaacccgactgcgatcctCTCAGTCtagtatcgagtgggatgtcaaatgaaagaggagaaaattctgagctcataaatataaatgtacaacaacattaaaatataccaagcgacagaaaaacatgtttgctataatatttcagcattcattaagatgatcgcagttgggttttagtttttaactttatcttgttactttttagtttttagtgtttgtgaagtcaggttttttttgaatttttttttgtatacatctaatttcattataaaatgatattattgtatttttcagCGAGGCCGACTTGAAGACGTTGTTGTGAATGACACGTACAGAGGGAAACAATTAGGAAAATTGTGAGTCGCATTTATTattaaaggtgaacgcacacgtgtgcgaggtttcatgagatcaaatctcatgaaacctcgcacacttccccgcgtcgaatcgtccgaatcggaaGTAGATTTCATAtagagaattctaaaattctttTCGTTCGGCTCGTTCAATGCGTTCGGCCCGGATAAGTGTCCGTTCACCTTAAAACAGTACTAACTACATTTTCGATGCAtacaacaaacacacttttgtaatattttataatatttaggcAAATGAAGGCgaatcaagtaggtacctatggatGTAATTTCTTAAGTCGAAAGATTTTTAATTCTgtgaaagtttttttaattgcgTGATAGGCTTTCACTTTTTTATCTGatgaataaatacattttaactttttttgtggtttccagatttaggttttttcctttacttgtgctaaaagacctaccttcctgccaaatttcatgattctaggtcaacgggaagtaccctataggttttcttgacagacgcacatacagacaaaaaagttatcctatgagggtttcgtttttccttttgaggttcggaaccctaaaaagggtatAAATGTAACCTGCTTAAAGAAGTAAATTTACCCTAAGTACCTAAaatgtatttctttttttttagaatattagccaagtttctCATGCTGACtaaatattcccctttcccctccaactaagcgtaaagcttgtgctattGTTCCCAGGATCGTGGTGACAGTGTCCCTCCTGGCGCAGGCGCTAGGCTGCTACAAGATGTCTCTGGACTGCAAGGACCACCTCGTGAAGTTCTACAATAGTCTGGGGTACAAGCTCGAGCCTGGAAACTCTAACGCCATGAACATGCGGTCAGTCATAATAATcctaattatatgtattataaatgtgaaagtgtggatgtttggatgtttgttactcaatcacgcaaaaacggctgaacggatttggatgaaatttggaatggagatagattataccctggattaacacaggctactttttatcccggaaaatcaaagatgtaTGAGTATCGAGTgaaatgtcaaatgaaagaggagaaaattccgAATTCATGAATagaaatgtactacaacattaaaatataccaagcgacagaaaaactatcctactaatattataaactcaaaagtttgtatgtatggttgtatggatgtttgttactctttcacgcaaaaactaacgGACGGATTTtcctgggaatggagatagattataccctggattaacatgtgttaatccagctacattttatcccggaaatccgatgagtttccacgggatttttaaaaacctatatctacgcgcatgaagtcgcgggcatcagctagttttactataatatttcagcgctTATTAAGACGATTGTAGTCGGGTTTAAACTTTTGtttgctgtgatagcctagtggttagaacgtccacctcctaatcggaggtcgggggttcgatcccgggcacgcatcacTAACtattcagttatgtgcgttttaagcaattaaatatcactcgctttaacggtgaaggaaaacatcctgaggaaacctgcacgcctgagagttctccatgttctcaaaggtgtgtgaagtctgccaatccgcattgggccagcgtggcagactatggcctaaacttctcattctgaaggagacctgtactcagtagtgggtcggaaatgggttgatcatgaaatTGTTGTTTTAGTTTCGAGGAGCCATCCTGACAATTAGCCGCTGGGACATCCGACCTGCGCTCCAAACTGTAAGTAGACCGCCGGCGGCGTCGCGGCACCCGCATACATCACCACCCACCATCGGACTTTGTGTCATCTGTAGCCATCATCCATGCGTTTCATACAAGCTGAAAGGAGATTGGCGAATTCCATAGAGTTTTAGACCCAAACTAATAGAACCGTGGGCCTCAAGGGCCGTGGGCGTTCACGAATCAAATTTCTCATGCTTGTTCAAGTATACCAGTCTTACGaaaaacttcatcaaagtctatcaaataaagttgggagaaaaaagatattcactTGTATTGCCATGTAACGATTATTTGTAATGTGTACTTgtgaatatttatatttttggtcCCCATCTTCTAAAAATATCAGGCTTACACAGAAAAATActccaaaatatattattaaaaataaataatttccgAACCTGAACGGTTTTCAAAAATGCTGGGTCCAAATTCGCCAACTTCCTTTTAATGGCTGTTGTTGACTATGAATTTGAAATGTTGAAAATATTTGAAACGCATTTCCATCATTCCAGCGAAAATCGAAATAGTGctttatgtaaaaatatgtgTATACCATTGTATGTTGGTTTGTTGCGATACCGCTTGTTAGTCGTGTCGGTGCAGTTAGCAGGGTCGATTGGTTTATCCATCAAACACTGTGTTTTACATATAAActcataaattaattaatataacagTTGTAGAGTGTATCTAATTTAAATCAGTTGTTCATATTTTTAGCCCTTGCACCAAAATCATGTTATTATCGGCCGGCTGAAATTTTCTAATCGATTAATATGTCTGTGTCGATAAGTTCAAACTTATGTCCGAAATgaataaaatcaatctatctgttatCTGCCGATAAGTCATAGCAACAGTGCCATTTGTCAAACAGACTACAACATTCATGATCATAATCGTAATTTGTTTATTGCAAATACACGTTTTACAatacttttgataaataacaacgttgctgtAAGCAACGATAGGATAAGATAAGATTGATCAATTCTCAATTTTGATCGCTAAACGCTGTTATGATCGAAATTAGCTAACAATTTATctgaaaggagatcattatttttgggccttttctgaaagtgccggccaacgaaaaaaaatggtacggatcgttagaactagccatttggagtaatagttaatatggcagaaaagttgtaggattgctctgaaccaagttatacaaggtcgaagattcgtcattttcatacattttattgatttctaaaagtgctgggaaacataaaataatgttagatattgctagaactaatgatttgaagcaattgtcattatgacccgaaggctgtggggccgttatatgtcgtgttatacaagttatacaaaaaattaatatactttgtataattaattgtaaccgattttaagattttgttactgttctgattgttttatacgaatttgaatacacgtacaattattttgactcccacgaagtgctggatcagctgcaatgtggacaaaattcgtttatacaaacctggattgtatgcggccttgtaatactaggtgatctcatccagccatcaacaagcttagatttatcggtttggtcagtaattagctgggtttcatttaaatattttgtttctagcatttgtgtcacataaccgcatgcctcaagaaagaaaggctatctataaagggcatgtacagacagatacaggcgtgtacatatatcttcagaaaagcactaattacttttttcagtgaaaatcataccctaaccacaagttccgaaaccactaaaagcctttatattttttgcgatggaacaataatctacacgctgcagcaacttacaatgcctagattttaaatgatactttaaatgatatagaagatttttactggatttttatcttagtccatggttttagagataccataaacaatcatgaggtaatctttctttcttgaggtgtgcggttaagtccacaaatgccagtaacaaaacatcagtaaaaacccagctaactactgacgaagccaataaatctagactttttaccatttgctgctggataatgtaaatgattaacgaccgctttggaagagatttttgtttactcagggttattcaggatttgtaaccggacattaagtaacatgatcgattatttcaggattttgtcagcattgctgaacggctatcatgttctgatagacaacaacgtgcatgcacgtgattttcttgacgtaatccatgaacggccagtgagcaaaacagttcagcagaacttgttatcaaaaacaatatgtaattataatagaaggagagctcatttccaggctatggaagccaacatcctccgttcaatgactttcctagattcacagaaaaatcgacgcaggttgctttgggcagctatcgactgaagcaagcccgtagttactatggtgaatagtacttataaccaaatagtgtattcatcacagagctcgccggagatatcccagtggcagaagtttgggagatggctggatgagatcacctagtattacaaggccgcatacaatccaggtatgtataaacgaattttgtccacattgcagctgatccagcacttcgtgggagtcaaaataattgtacgtgtattcaaattcgtataaaacaatcagaacagtaacaaaatcataaaatcggttacaattaattatacaaagtatattaattttttgtatatcttgtataacacgacatataatggccccacagccttcg encodes the following:
- the LOC123874790 gene encoding probable glucosamine 6-phosphate N-acetyltransferase, yielding MGLEKRLSNEDSNSEYLYQPDILQKLDFRRSPARFSPQISAARPGEDWMVVRPLQRADFDKGFLQLLSQLTSTGNITRKQFDERFTQMKASGGYYVTVIEDKRISKIIGAATLTIEQKFIHNCSVRGRLEDVVVNDTYRGKQLGKLIVVTVSLLAQALGCYKMSLDCKDHLVKFYNSLGYKLEPGNSNAMNMRFEEPS